A genomic segment from Bacillota bacterium encodes:
- a CDS encoding rubredoxin encodes MKKWRCSVCGFVYDGEEAPESCPKCGASKEKFAEVPQDAAALIDKSRKTNQLHMELFTHLQRVLETAEAGIKDNLDPPCVKVFEYAKAQAQIIQQMVKAELAGHMNKGKWG; translated from the coding sequence ATGAAGAAATGGCGTTGTTCTGTATGTGGGTTTGTTTATGATGGAGAAGAGGCACCGGAGTCCTGTCCAAAATGTGGCGCGTCGAAGGAAAAGTTCGCGGAAGTGCCTCAGGATGCAGCTGCACTTATAGACAAATCACGAAAGACTAATCAGCTCCACATGGAGCTTTTCACCCACCTCCAGCGAGTGCTTGAGACAGCTGAGGCAGGCATCAAGGACAATCTTGATCCTCCATGCGTCAAGGTATTTGAATATGCAAAAGCTCAGGCCCAAATCATCCAGCAGATGGTCAAGGCAGAGCTGGCAGGTCACATGAATAAGGGCAAGTGGGGCTAA
- a CDS encoding MBL fold metallo-hydrolase → MLIIRSHGPGVNNSSGSGKIADIVWIGQGGFLFSLPSGKRLVVDPYLSNSVEKREGLTRLTDIVISPSEVKADLVLCTHDHLDHTDPETVPELARWPDSVFVGPPSSCEHMRQLGVAENRIVEIHRGECREFTDVQITATYAEHTPDSVGYVLDFSPMKVYISGDTLYSEKLEEIKELRPDIMFICINGRWGNMNAEEAAKIAVKIGPALVIPMHYGLFKENTADPMQFVKALEQFERHPDSFIMEQGVSYELLHTPNR, encoded by the coding sequence TTGTTGATTATACGAAGTCACGGTCCGGGCGTCAATAACTCTAGCGGCAGTGGAAAAATAGCTGACATCGTCTGGATAGGCCAGGGCGGATTCCTTTTCTCCCTCCCATCCGGAAAGAGATTGGTGGTAGATCCTTACCTTTCTAATAGCGTAGAGAAAAGAGAAGGGTTGACCAGATTGACCGACATAGTCATAAGTCCATCTGAGGTCAAGGCGGACCTGGTGCTGTGCACCCACGACCACCTGGATCATACCGACCCTGAGACGGTTCCCGAGTTGGCGAGGTGGCCAGATTCTGTCTTCGTCGGCCCACCCTCGAGTTGCGAACACATGAGACAACTTGGGGTAGCAGAGAATCGGATAGTTGAAATTCACAGGGGCGAGTGCAGAGAATTCACCGATGTTCAGATTACCGCCACCTATGCGGAACATACTCCAGATAGTGTGGGATATGTGCTGGATTTCTCACCGATGAAGGTCTATATCTCGGGAGATACCTTGTATAGTGAAAAACTCGAGGAAATCAAGGAACTGAGGCCGGATATCATGTTCATATGCATAAATGGCCGTTGGGGCAACATGAATGCTGAAGAGGCAGCAAAAATCGCGGTAAAGATCGGTCCAGCATTGGTCATCCCAATGCACTATGGGCTCTTCAAAGAGAATACGGCTGATCCAATGCAGTTCGTGAAGGCACTTGAGCAGTTCGAAAGGCACCCTGATAGCTTTATCATGGAACAAGGGGTATCATATGAACTGCTTCATACGCCCAATCGTTGA
- a CDS encoding transcriptional regulator, giving the protein MHFIMLDGTGDPNGNQAFQQAVELLYGLSFIIKMSKMKNKQPEGYFDYVVPPLEGLWWIDGGGFSFEERDNWRWTLMIRQPEFVTREVFAWAVQELAAKKPDLPVDKAKFEGFDEGLCVQTMHIGPYSTEPETIAKIDDFIRSHGLKCRLGSDGKHHEIYLSDPRKSKPEKLKTVLRHPVEKA; this is encoded by the coding sequence ATGCATTTCATCATGCTGGACGGTACGGGGGATCCCAACGGCAATCAAGCGTTCCAACAGGCGGTGGAGCTGCTCTACGGCTTATCTTTCATCATAAAAATGAGTAAAATGAAGAACAAGCAGCCAGAAGGATATTTTGACTATGTTGTCCCACCCCTGGAAGGACTCTGGTGGATTGATGGCGGAGGGTTTTCCTTTGAAGAAAGGGATAACTGGCGGTGGACCCTTATGATCCGCCAGCCTGAATTTGTGACCCGGGAGGTTTTCGCCTGGGCCGTCCAGGAATTAGCCGCGAAGAAACCGGACCTCCCCGTGGACAAAGCCAAGTTTGAAGGATTTGATGAGGGGCTGTGTGTTCAGACCATGCACATTGGCCCCTACTCGACCGAGCCTGAGACGATAGCCAAGATCGACGACTTCATCCGGTCCCATGGCCTGAAGTGCCGGCTGGGCAGCGATGGCAAACATCACGAAATCTATCTGTCCGACCCGAGGAAGAGCAAACCGGAGAAGTTGAAAACCGTCCTCCGTCACCCGGTGGAGAAAGCCTGA
- a CDS encoding ABC transporter permease, with translation MEFVREARRSYALVERNFNLIKRYIGWEIVFLVYTVVNTLTIAFIGVNPAGGGGGDRVLYLVVGALLWGFLSVLFHEVAESVQWERWEGTIEYSFMAPMKRLSYLGGVCLYAATYGAVRTVVVMLAVVSLFKLDLGSANLGAALAVLLLSSLSFIGVGLMAAVLPLLSPEKGSQAAHILEAAILLVSGVYYEVDVLPSWLQPLSRLSPATYTLRAARAALLHNASLRDIGGDLILLFAIGVVLIPLGLKVFNWGELHAMRTGKLKRSG, from the coding sequence ATTGAGTTTGTAAGAGAGGCGCGGAGGAGCTACGCTCTCGTCGAGCGAAATTTCAACCTTATTAAGCGGTACATAGGCTGGGAGATTGTATTTCTCGTATATACAGTAGTGAACACACTCACGATAGCATTTATAGGCGTCAATCCCGCAGGCGGAGGAGGCGGCGACAGGGTACTTTACCTTGTCGTAGGGGCACTCCTCTGGGGATTTCTTTCAGTTCTGTTTCATGAAGTGGCGGAGTCTGTGCAATGGGAACGCTGGGAGGGGACCATCGAATATTCGTTCATGGCGCCCATGAAGCGCCTGTCATATCTTGGCGGAGTATGTCTCTACGCCGCGACCTATGGAGCGGTGAGAACCGTGGTCGTCATGCTAGCAGTGGTGTCCTTATTCAAGTTGGATCTCGGAAGCGCAAATCTGGGGGCGGCGCTTGCGGTGCTGCTCCTCTCCAGCCTATCCTTCATCGGAGTCGGACTCATGGCCGCTGTGCTGCCATTGCTATCCCCGGAGAAGGGTTCGCAGGCTGCGCATATCCTTGAGGCTGCCATCTTGCTGGTCTCGGGCGTCTATTACGAGGTGGATGTCCTGCCATCATGGCTTCAACCACTCTCGCGCCTGTCGCCAGCTACTTATACTTTGAGGGCGGCGCGAGCGGCATTGCTTCACAATGCTTCACTCCGCGATATTGGAGGCGACTTGATCCTCCTCTTCGCCATCGGGGTGGTGCTCATCCCGCTGGGGCTCAAGGTGTTCAATTGGGGCGAACTCCACGCGATGCGCACGGGCAAGCTTAAGAGGAGCGGCTGA
- a CDS encoding MoxR family ATPase, with protein MAKSEASSSHIQSLCEKVLKNINQVIIGKEDVVRLFLAAILCDGHVLLEDVPGVGKTMLARSMAISLGLTFRRIQFTPDLLPTDVTGVSVYNQKTGDFEFRPGPIMAQVVLADEINRATPRTQAGLLECMEERQITVEGKSMPLPNPFLVIATQNPIEYEGTFPLPEAQLDRFMFRISIGYPDIPQEVEILERQRLGHPIRTLASVSTPEELSAAQEEVREIFIEDSCKEYIVKIVHGTRNHRDVALGASPRGSLALARGAQALAAMNGREYVIPDDIKQLVIPVLAHRIVLKPESALRGTSSSSVLREIVNNTEVQLSRTKA; from the coding sequence ATGGCGAAATCTGAAGCGTCTTCATCTCATATTCAGAGCCTCTGTGAAAAGGTGCTCAAGAATATCAATCAGGTAATCATCGGAAAAGAGGATGTGGTGAGACTATTCCTTGCAGCTATCCTATGCGATGGGCATGTGCTACTCGAAGATGTTCCTGGCGTGGGCAAGACGATGCTGGCAAGATCAATGGCCATTTCCCTGGGCCTTACCTTCAGGAGGATCCAGTTCACGCCCGATCTCCTGCCTACAGATGTGACAGGCGTGTCTGTCTATAATCAGAAGACTGGCGATTTTGAGTTCAGGCCTGGGCCGATCATGGCTCAAGTCGTGCTTGCTGACGAGATCAATAGGGCTACCCCCAGGACTCAGGCAGGCCTCCTGGAATGCATGGAAGAACGCCAGATTACAGTAGAAGGAAAGTCGATGCCGCTTCCGAACCCCTTTCTAGTGATTGCCACGCAGAACCCCATAGAATATGAAGGTACATTCCCCCTTCCGGAGGCACAGCTTGATAGGTTCATGTTCAGGATATCCATCGGTTATCCCGACATCCCGCAGGAGGTGGAGATTTTGGAGAGGCAACGCCTCGGCCATCCGATCCGAACGCTCGCCAGTGTATCCACGCCTGAAGAGCTTAGTGCGGCGCAGGAGGAAGTAAGGGAGATCTTCATCGAGGATTCATGTAAGGAATATATTGTGAAGATAGTGCATGGGACCCGAAACCATCGGGACGTTGCCCTGGGTGCAAGTCCCAGGGGATCACTTGCCCTGGCCAGGGGGGCTCAGGCTCTTGCCGCGATGAATGGGCGAGAATATGTTATTCCTGATGACATAAAACAGCTAGTCATTCCGGTCCTAGCTCACCGGATCGTGCTCAAGCCAGAATCCGCCTTGCGTGGGACGAGTTCATCAAGCGTATTGCGGGAAATAGTCAATAATACTGAGGTCCAGTTATCTCGCACCAAGGCGTAA
- a CDS encoding GNAT family N-acetyltransferase produces MAGVSIVDIVDLEPGAYAEAAYYVGACTHVRESEEMDACARRRQAWLEEMYPRGVRVKVALVDGDLAGFAYVMPITVSPWGPLGEDLAVLPCLVAQGRVKGKGVGRALIEAAEEEARRQGFGGLATIAYYRDFWFMPAAFFEHLGYRAVVRRRDEAVLWKTFDAPEPPPPRLLSRRYDLVPVPGKVTVDLFWNTFCQTSDIEAHRVREVAAEFGDRVVLREFCADDRETLLRYQMDRGIFVQGEEIGWGYEAPREGIREAIVSALSRL; encoded by the coding sequence ATGGCCGGAGTTAGCATTGTTGACATTGTTGACCTGGAGCCGGGGGCCTATGCGGAGGCGGCCTATTACGTGGGCGCATGCACCCATGTGCGCGAATCGGAAGAGATGGATGCCTGTGCGCGCCGGCGACAGGCGTGGCTGGAGGAAATGTACCCCCGCGGCGTGCGGGTGAAGGTGGCCCTGGTTGATGGGGACCTGGCCGGTTTTGCCTACGTGATGCCCATCACTGTGTCGCCTTGGGGCCCACTGGGCGAGGACCTGGCCGTGTTGCCGTGCCTGGTGGCGCAGGGCAGAGTGAAGGGGAAAGGTGTGGGCCGCGCCCTCATAGAGGCGGCAGAGGAGGAGGCACGGCGCCAGGGCTTCGGGGGGCTGGCCACCATCGCCTACTACCGGGATTTCTGGTTCATGCCCGCAGCCTTTTTCGAGCACCTGGGGTACCGCGCGGTCGTGCGCCGCCGGGACGAGGCCGTGCTGTGGAAGACATTCGACGCGCCTGAGCCCCCGCCACCCCGGCTCCTTTCTCGGCGATACGATTTGGTTCCTGTGCCTGGCAAAGTGACGGTGGATCTTTTCTGGAATACCTTCTGCCAAACAAGCGACATCGAGGCGCACAGGGTGCGTGAGGTGGCAGCCGAGTTCGGCGATAGGGTGGTGCTACGTGAGTTCTGCGCCGACGACCGAGAAACCCTCCTGCGCTACCAGATGGACCGTGGCATTTTTGTGCAGGGCGAGGAGATCGGCTGGGGCTACGAGGCGCCACGAGAGGGCATCCGGGAGGCGATCGTGTCAGCGCTGTCCAGGCTATAA
- a CDS encoding ribbon-helix-helix protein, CopG family → MMTEHTERFEVRLRPDTYRLLREQAYRRGVSMSHLVREVLEREYGADGRRADPERQRAMERLFEVDAPVADWPEMEHEIEKGRLAE, encoded by the coding sequence ATGATGACAGAGCACACCGAGCGGTTTGAGGTCCGGCTGCGCCCGGATACATATCGGCTCCTAAGGGAGCAGGCGTATAGAAGAGGGGTTTCCATGAGCCATCTCGTCCGGGAAGTACTGGAACGCGAGTACGGAGCGGATGGCAGAAGGGCTGACCCGGAGAGGCAGCGTGCCATGGAAAGGCTCTTCGAGGTTGATGCGCCAGTAGCGGATTGGCCCGAGATGGAACATGAAATAGAGAAGGGACGCCTGGCAGAATGA
- a CDS encoding DUF3795 domain-containing protein produces MKESLSEAAYTSLAAVGACGDWCGKCPHFPKECSGCHAKADTCRFLKCLAGHGHEHCGECSSFPCEDLVSFVPDDRLPKGFHIESLRYRAGNGLEKWLQRFPQEWRHLMK; encoded by the coding sequence ATGAAGGAAAGCCTCAGTGAGGCAGCATACACATCCCTCGCTGCTGTCGGGGCCTGCGGAGACTGGTGCGGCAAATGCCCTCATTTTCCGAAAGAATGCTCAGGCTGCCATGCCAAAGCTGATACATGCAGGTTCTTGAAATGCCTGGCCGGGCATGGACATGAGCATTGCGGCGAATGCAGCAGTTTCCCTTGCGAGGACCTGGTCTCATTCGTGCCTGATGATAGACTGCCTAAGGGATTTCACATCGAAAGCCTGAGATATAGGGCCGGAAATGGCTTAGAAAAGTGGTTGCAACGGTTCCCGCAGGAATGGCGTCATCTGATGAAATAG
- a CDS encoding DUF4129 domain-containing protein → MGDDISTAIQEESCNISLPAAELTWLGLVGATVAIIVFHLAILPLSKHAYPWLLSLLILPVLAAGFAITREVLEGGINPGLRVVEILLIAIVVRVMLLINADVPLSRFPHEILWSFLRPRRLISLDQIWYTLGILLYYSEICQIADNMYRAQSWFKPGAERDNFLFESCMRAAKRLRAWGFVPGIITCATLAVDWYIRPESFSWQNGWCRQVSILSIFLLVSRISHRAYVDLLVGRLEWDYEGIDFDTDVESVWRKWLYIALGTGILGALVVPKITSPFSIRSIIEFMKNHPPRLNFSPPPNLTQQIPASPPPNMPGPAGQIPEIKGLGLLAWMQIIISVLLSVMAILAVCALVGALLSFILRTETARSRLIPRILIRFYILTRLILLEGLGTARRFINRSKVGGIISSIRVILAGITRFLKPATSFIFGGRRRYQDGRPEKEISTIRSRMSLAQRAGDTLIEMFISLVDHASAAGIERKPYDTALEFSSKLKTKMPEVAEDIETLTSGFLESRYGQKEATSGRVGALKLIYRRILDSLQRLGV, encoded by the coding sequence GTGGGGGATGACATCTCTACTGCCATTCAGGAAGAATCCTGCAATATCAGTCTCCCGGCAGCGGAGCTAACCTGGTTGGGGCTCGTTGGAGCGACAGTGGCCATCATTGTCTTTCATCTCGCTATCCTCCCCTTGAGCAAGCATGCTTACCCTTGGCTGCTTTCACTCTTGATACTACCGGTACTAGCCGCCGGGTTTGCCATCACCAGGGAGGTATTGGAGGGAGGGATAAATCCGGGACTTCGGGTAGTTGAAATATTGTTGATCGCGATTGTTGTTCGCGTCATGCTGCTGATAAATGCCGATGTGCCATTGTCCAGGTTCCCCCATGAGATCCTATGGTCTTTTTTGCGTCCGAGAAGGCTCATTTCTCTCGATCAGATTTGGTACACCCTGGGGATATTGCTGTATTATTCTGAGATATGTCAGATAGCAGACAACATGTACCGTGCGCAGAGCTGGTTTAAGCCGGGGGCGGAGAGAGATAATTTCCTTTTTGAATCGTGCATGCGCGCTGCAAAGCGGCTGCGAGCATGGGGTTTCGTGCCTGGAATCATCACTTGCGCTACTCTGGCAGTCGACTGGTACATTCGACCGGAGAGTTTCTCCTGGCAAAATGGCTGGTGCCGGCAAGTTTCCATTTTGTCCATCTTTTTGCTTGTCTCGAGGATATCCCATCGGGCCTATGTCGATCTTCTGGTTGGACGGCTCGAGTGGGACTATGAGGGGATCGATTTCGATACTGACGTAGAATCGGTATGGCGGAAGTGGCTTTACATCGCATTAGGGACTGGAATTCTTGGGGCGCTGGTTGTCCCCAAGATCACTTCGCCGTTCTCTATCAGGAGCATTATAGAGTTCATGAAAAATCATCCCCCGCGGTTGAACTTCTCTCCCCCGCCGAATCTAACGCAGCAGATCCCAGCGTCTCCTCCCCCCAATATGCCTGGACCCGCTGGGCAGATACCTGAGATTAAAGGATTGGGTTTACTTGCCTGGATGCAGATTATCATAAGTGTATTGTTGAGCGTCATGGCCATCCTGGCCGTGTGCGCGCTTGTGGGGGCCCTTTTATCCTTTATCCTGCGCACTGAAACAGCTCGTTCGAGACTGATCCCAAGGATTTTGATCAGGTTTTATATTCTGACCCGACTCATTCTTCTAGAGGGCCTGGGAACAGCGAGGCGTTTCATAAACAGGTCAAAGGTCGGTGGCATTATTTCATCTATCCGCGTCATATTGGCCGGTATCACAAGGTTTCTGAAACCCGCCACAAGCTTCATATTTGGCGGGAGAAGGCGCTATCAAGATGGGAGGCCAGAGAAGGAAATCTCGACGATCAGGTCGAGGATGTCCCTGGCGCAAAGAGCAGGCGACACTCTGATCGAAATGTTCATCTCATTGGTGGATCATGCAAGTGCAGCAGGAATAGAACGAAAGCCTTATGATACCGCGCTCGAATTTTCTAGCAAGCTCAAGACGAAAATGCCAGAGGTGGCAGAAGACATTGAAACTCTGACTTCCGGGTTCCTAGAATCCCGCTATGGACAGAAGGAAGCCACCTCCGGCAGAGTTGGCGCATTGAAGCTGATCTATAGGCGGATCCTGGACAGCCTTCAACGATTGGGCGTATGA
- a CDS encoding ABC transporter ATP-binding protein: MLSRALAAIFLRSVLVEAVAGVSFDVRPGEIFGILGPNGSGKSTLIRLISTLLLPDEGEIRVFGHDVVRERFAVRRLINRVSVEAAFFKKLSAMENLSYAARLYDIDIREARKNAIDILRRLRFDENKAYEPLEDLSRGMQQKVAVARALLTSPALLLLDEPTTGLDPVSKKEVQDYVLEVREKYGTTVILTTHDMQEADRLCDRVAIIDQGRFVALDTPAQLKASLAKNGEAVTLEDVFFALTGKELKEFDQEGGLQ; the protein is encoded by the coding sequence ATGCTCTCGCGAGCTTTGGCCGCCATTTTCCTCAGAAGCGTGCTGGTGGAAGCTGTGGCCGGAGTATCATTCGATGTTCGCCCCGGTGAAATATTCGGTATCCTGGGGCCTAACGGGTCGGGCAAGTCCACGCTCATCAGGCTCATATCTACGTTGCTCTTGCCCGATGAAGGGGAGATCAGGGTTTTCGGCCATGATGTGGTGCGAGAAAGATTCGCAGTGCGCCGCCTGATAAATCGTGTCTCAGTAGAGGCGGCTTTCTTCAAGAAACTCTCGGCTATGGAAAACCTGAGCTATGCCGCAAGGCTCTATGACATCGATATCCGCGAGGCACGAAAGAATGCCATCGATATTCTAAGACGTCTCAGATTTGACGAAAACAAGGCTTATGAGCCATTAGAGGATCTATCTCGAGGGATGCAGCAAAAAGTGGCTGTCGCCAGAGCGCTCTTGACATCCCCGGCGCTACTCCTTCTGGATGAGCCGACTACAGGCCTTGATCCCGTGTCGAAAAAGGAAGTCCAGGACTATGTTCTCGAAGTGAGGGAAAAGTATGGCACTACCGTGATCCTTACCACTCATGACATGCAGGAAGCTGACCGGTTATGCGATAGGGTAGCGATCATCGATCAAGGCAGATTCGTGGCGCTGGATACTCCAGCCCAGCTTAAGGCCAGTTTGGCAAAGAACGGCGAAGCGGTGACTCTGGAGGATGTATTCTTTGCCCTTACTGGGAAAGAGCTAAAGGAATTCGATCAGGAAGGGGGATTACAGTGA
- a CDS encoding DUF58 domain-containing protein, whose translation MHTWRFFAIFFFLVLAILFPTLVFYQVLYLIFFATLGVGYAYARAINGLVVSVVPSTYRIFCGESAALTITVRNPSWFPIPWVKLEEVVPLALGYGKSLKRIMSLGPKESRAWTITLWSSRRGIYVVGPLQVEAGDAFGMTIRSWRIDPISMTVYPKIVSIGEISLRPRLPYSSIRAHTALFEDQAKPIGVRDYLPRDPVNRIHWKLSARAGNLQVKEYEPTTALESMVFLNLNEADYGLHYEETYSELAIEVAASLIVAMGRLRQAVGLGTNGDASTLRLPRREVGSLIEVLELLASCSLGASRDFIDLIREGAGQLPWGSTVLMVTPEDTLELIQTAIGLRRSGLEPVIIVVNRKLFNPEALASLKRMGIGAINIQTEEDLRAWGMTSLLPFRKNPAISVSRQRS comes from the coding sequence GTGCACACATGGAGATTCTTTGCTATATTTTTCTTTCTGGTTTTGGCTATTCTTTTCCCCACACTGGTTTTTTATCAGGTGCTTTACCTGATTTTCTTCGCGACTCTCGGTGTCGGCTATGCATATGCAAGGGCGATCAATGGCCTTGTAGTAAGCGTTGTTCCTTCCACATATAGAATCTTTTGCGGGGAATCCGCTGCTTTGACCATAACAGTCAGGAACCCATCTTGGTTTCCCATACCCTGGGTGAAACTCGAAGAAGTTGTTCCTCTCGCCCTCGGGTACGGCAAGTCACTGAAGAGGATAATGAGCCTGGGTCCGAAGGAATCTCGCGCCTGGACCATCACTTTATGGTCGTCGAGGAGGGGAATTTATGTTGTTGGGCCGCTTCAGGTTGAGGCCGGGGACGCCTTCGGAATGACCATCAGGTCGTGGAGAATTGACCCTATTTCTATGACTGTATACCCCAAGATCGTGAGCATCGGAGAGATCAGCCTTCGTCCAAGGTTACCATATAGCTCAATTCGCGCCCATACAGCATTGTTTGAGGACCAGGCGAAACCCATAGGAGTGAGGGATTACCTCCCCCGGGATCCTGTCAACCGGATACACTGGAAACTCAGTGCTAGAGCAGGAAACCTCCAGGTGAAAGAATATGAACCGACAACTGCCCTTGAAAGCATGGTATTCTTGAACCTTAATGAGGCTGATTATGGTCTCCATTATGAGGAAACCTATTCGGAACTAGCGATAGAAGTTGCAGCATCCTTGATCGTGGCTATGGGGCGGTTGCGCCAGGCGGTCGGATTAGGGACCAATGGAGATGCTTCCACTCTGCGGCTTCCCCGGAGAGAAGTTGGTAGTCTCATCGAGGTGCTGGAATTACTTGCTTCCTGTTCCCTGGGGGCGTCCAGGGATTTCATCGATCTTATTCGCGAAGGGGCCGGGCAGCTCCCGTGGGGGTCAACTGTATTAATGGTCACTCCTGAGGATACACTGGAGCTCATTCAGACAGCTATCGGCTTAAGAAGATCAGGACTTGAGCCTGTGATCATCGTTGTGAATCGTAAGCTGTTCAACCCCGAGGCATTAGCGTCCCTAAAACGCATGGGGATCGGCGCAATCAATATCCAGACAGAGGAGGATTTGAGGGCGTGGGGGATGACATCTCTACTGCCATTCAGGAAGAATCCTGCAATATCAGTCTCCCGGCAGCGGAGCTAA
- a CDS encoding type II toxin-antitoxin system VapC family toxin, producing MNAPVFIDTNVPMYAAGRPHPCRKAARDTVRRIVEGDIEAWTDTEVFQEILYRYFAIGEKTKGFSIFDSFMIIMKGRVLPVTEADMVLARRLADSFDTLSPRDLVHLAVMKNHSITRIITADAGFDTVGWVHRLDLLAE from the coding sequence ATGAATGCTCCGGTCTTCATCGATACGAACGTACCTATGTACGCGGCAGGGCGCCCTCATCCATGCCGTAAGGCCGCACGCGACACCGTCCGGAGGATTGTCGAAGGGGATATCGAGGCATGGACCGATACTGAGGTGTTTCAGGAAATACTTTACCGCTACTTCGCTATTGGCGAAAAAACCAAGGGGTTTTCTATCTTTGACTCCTTCATGATAATAATGAAAGGTCGTGTGTTGCCGGTAACAGAGGCAGACATGGTACTAGCGAGGCGGCTCGCAGATTCGTTTGATACCCTTAGCCCACGAGACCTTGTCCATCTCGCCGTCATGAAAAATCATAGCATAACAAGGATAATCACGGCCGATGCTGGTTTTGATACGGTGGGTTGGGTGCACAGGCTTGATCTGCTGGCAGAGTAA
- a CDS encoding HAD-IIIA family hydrolase — protein MSKRIAVFLDLQGTLGGAGSGDIMSFAFYPFTAAAIRLLNDAGLLAIVVTNQSHIAKGYFTWEDYGRRMEQLKRELAAQGAYLDADYCCPHASNDRCTCRKPLPGLVHRAQEDFDLDLSGCYLVGDAGACDMVLARSIGCKAILVRTGLGEGSLGEYRHLWAGIEPDFVARDVLEAARWIAEDTKRP, from the coding sequence GTGAGCAAACGTATAGCAGTCTTTCTTGACCTCCAGGGCACGCTCGGTGGAGCGGGTTCGGGAGATATCATGAGCTTTGCTTTTTACCCCTTCACGGCGGCCGCCATTCGACTCCTCAACGACGCGGGATTGCTCGCGATCGTGGTCACCAATCAGAGCCACATTGCCAAAGGCTACTTCACGTGGGAAGACTACGGGAGACGCATGGAGCAACTGAAGCGAGAGTTGGCAGCGCAAGGGGCGTATCTTGACGCGGACTACTGTTGTCCCCATGCATCCAATGACCGATGTACATGCAGAAAGCCTTTGCCCGGTTTGGTGCATCGGGCTCAAGAGGACTTTGACCTTGATTTGTCGGGATGTTACCTCGTGGGAGACGCTGGTGCATGCGACATGGTCCTCGCCCGGTCGATTGGATGTAAGGCGATCTTGGTTCGAACGGGGCTAGGCGAAGGATCCCTTGGAGAGTATAGACACCTCTGGGCTGGTATCGAGCCTGATTTCGTGGCTCGAGACGTCTTAGAAGCCGCTCGCTGGATCGCAGAAGACACCAAGCGCCCTTAG